A single Arcobacter sp. FWKO B DNA region contains:
- the ccsA gene encoding cytochrome c biogenesis protein CcsA yields the protein MDFIKNLLFSYKSTIFLLFTIGLGAAVATFVENDFGTSTARVLVYNATWYEIALILTTINLAGIIYITKMWRKPAKFIFHFAFVVILIGAGITRYVGFEGILHIREGETTNQMVSLEPYMQITINDGTNEYYEEYQKEFSALFNNFHYKIDFNNKTFELIYKNYQYIKQNGSDIGVIYADAKIGDEIQEVKLIGKRGMQGAHIDVNFSDGTVVHLEYGSKTLALPFSMKLREFELTRYPGSMSPSSFASEVTVIDGDKEIDYRIYMNNTLDYGGYKFFQSSYDMDELGTVLSVNNDPGKWPTYLGYFLLTVGLLWNLFDKNSRFLKLTRYLKKFKTVAIFVTALMFATSGEVQANDNVVNYLKTYKQDSLESAKIFGELVSQDHGGRMKPLNTMNTEIMYKLSGKSSMFGMNSDQIILGMLTRPDIWSQIKMIKITTPKLKEFLGVNKNENYIAFSEVFDGRTYRLTKLVEEANRVQPIDRGTYERDIIAVDERINIAYMVYNSSLLRILPYQNAENERWYSAIEALDVLSDPHREAVSLMIKGFINYAAEGQWQEANTFLGHISTYQQSVGQSVIPPKSKLDLEVFVNKAEIFQKLTLAYILVGFILFIVAMTSVINKKLYSEKVNKISYYTIAVLFLIHTIGMGLRWYISGHAPWSDTYESLLYIAWSAALAGAVFFRNSLMALAATAVVAAVFMFTAHLSNINPQITNLVPVLKSYWLTIHVSTITGSYGFLGLGAMLGFMALILFIFRNPNKPNIDETIKQITAISEIALIFGLSFLVIGNFLGGVWANESWGRYWGWDPKETWAYVAIVVYTIVLHLRLIKPLNTPFVFSVASLVAFSSILMTYFGVNFYLSGLHSYATGDPVPVPTWVYVSVITIAVLIALAYKNRNLKSSTEE from the coding sequence TTGGATTTCATTAAAAACTTACTCTTTTCTTATAAAAGCACGATTTTTCTGCTTTTTACTATCGGACTTGGTGCTGCTGTTGCTACATTTGTAGAAAATGACTTTGGAACATCTACTGCTAGAGTTTTGGTATATAATGCCACATGGTATGAAATAGCTTTAATTTTAACTACTATAAATTTAGCTGGTATCATTTACATAACTAAAATGTGGAGAAAACCAGCAAAGTTTATCTTTCACTTTGCATTTGTCGTAATACTTATTGGTGCAGGGATAACAAGATATGTTGGATTTGAAGGTATTTTACATATCCGTGAAGGTGAAACTACAAATCAAATGGTATCACTTGAACCATATATGCAAATAACAATAAATGATGGTACAAATGAATATTATGAAGAATATCAAAAAGAGTTTAGTGCACTTTTTAATAACTTTCATTATAAGATAGATTTTAATAATAAAACATTTGAACTAATCTACAAAAACTATCAATATATCAAACAAAATGGAAGTGATATAGGGGTAATTTATGCCGATGCAAAAATAGGTGATGAAATTCAAGAAGTTAAACTAATAGGAAAAAGGGGTATGCAAGGTGCTCATATTGATGTAAACTTCAGTGATGGAACAGTTGTTCATCTTGAATATGGTTCAAAAACACTTGCACTCCCTTTTAGCATGAAATTAAGAGAATTTGAACTTACAAGATATCCAGGTTCTATGTCACCATCTTCATTTGCAAGTGAAGTGACTGTTATTGATGGAGATAAAGAAATTGATTATAGGATTTATATGAATAATACTCTTGATTACGGTGGATATAAATTTTTCCAAAGTTCTTATGATATGGATGAGTTAGGTACTGTATTATCAGTAAATAATGACCCAGGTAAATGGCCTACATATCTTGGATATTTTTTATTAACAGTTGGACTTTTATGGAATCTTTTTGATAAAAATAGTAGATTCTTAAAACTTACAAGATATTTAAAAAAATTTAAAACTGTTGCTATATTTGTAACAGCTCTTATGTTTGCAACAAGTGGTGAAGTTCAAGCAAATGACAATGTTGTAAATTATCTAAAAACATATAAACAAGATTCTTTAGAAAGTGCAAAAATATTTGGTGAACTTGTATCACAAGACCACGGCGGAAGAATGAAACCGCTAAATACTATGAATACTGAGATAATGTATAAACTAAGTGGAAAATCATCTATGTTTGGTATGAATAGTGATCAAATTATTTTAGGTATGCTTACTCGCCCTGATATTTGGTCTCAAATTAAAATGATAAAAATTACTACTCCAAAACTAAAAGAATTTTTAGGGGTAAATAAAAATGAAAACTATATTGCTTTTAGTGAAGTTTTTGATGGTAGAACTTATAGACTTACAAAACTTGTTGAAGAAGCAAATAGAGTTCAACCAATAGATAGAGGAACTTATGAAAGAGATATCATTGCTGTTGATGAAAGAATAAATATTGCATATATGGTATATAATAGCTCTCTTTTAAGAATTTTACCATACCAAAATGCTGAAAATGAAAGATGGTATAGTGCTATTGAAGCTTTAGATGTGTTAAGTGATCCACATCGTGAGGCTGTAAGTCTTATGATTAAGGGATTTATTAATTATGCAGCAGAAGGTCAATGGCAAGAAGCTAATACATTCTTAGGTCATATTTCTACATACCAACAAAGTGTTGGACAAAGTGTTATACCTCCAAAAAGTAAACTTGATTTAGAAGTTTTTGTAAATAAAGCAGAAATATTCCAAAAACTAACACTTGCATATATTCTTGTTGGATTTATTTTATTTATCGTAGCAATGACAAGTGTAATTAATAAAAAACTATATTCTGAAAAAGTTAATAAAATATCTTACTACACAATAGCTGTATTATTTTTGATACATACAATTGGTATGGGTCTTAGATGGTATATAAGTGGTCATGCTCCATGGAGTGATACATATGAATCACTTCTATACATAGCGTGGTCAGCAGCACTTGCTGGTGCAGTATTCTTTAGAAACTCATTAATGGCACTAGCAGCTACAGCTGTGGTAGCAGCAGTATTTATGTTTACAGCACATCTTAGCAATATCAACCCACAAATAACAAATCTTGTACCAGTATTAAAATCTTACTGGCTTACAATCCATGTATCTACAATCACAGGTAGTTACGGTTTCTTAGGTCTTGGTGCGATGCTCGGATTTATGGCGTTGATTTTATTTATATTTAGAAATCCAAACAAACCTAATATTGACGAAACGATAAAACAAATAACTGCAATAAGTGAAATAGCTTTAATATTTGGACTAAGCTTTTTGGTAATAGGAAACTTCTTAGGTGGTGTTTGGGCAAATGAATCTTGGGGAAGATACTGGGGATGGGATCCAAAAGAGACTTGGGCATATGTTGCAATCGTAGTGTATACAATAGTTTTACACTTAAGACTGATTAAACCACTTAATACTCCATTTGTATTTAGTGTTGCATCACTAGTGGCTTTTTCATCTATTCTTATGACATATTTTGGTGTAAATTTCTATTTGTCAGGTCTTCATTCATATGCTACTGGTGACCCTGTGCCAGTACCAACATGGGTATATGTATCTGTTATAACTATTGCTGTATTAATAGCTCTAGCTTATAAAAATAGAAATCTCAAGAGTTCAACTGAAGAATAA
- a CDS encoding M20/M25/M40 family metallo-hydrolase: MGVIDLFYKLTQIPRCSKTHKPFIDFISDFASRYGYIVQIDDAKNVLCKKGNSKSKVCLQSHYDIVCLSDNATVPEIIQKDGYLYAKNSTLGADNGMGCAMMMALMMEEADIEFLFTSDEEIGLLGANAIEFELHSSYMINLDSECEKEICIGCAGGVDIVGTINKKEIKENKEYDLYEITISGLDGGHSGVDIDKNIPNAIKLLAQTIKESNALILDINAGERINSIPKNAKAIVASKEPIKKIFECVNIKKIDTKSEHITILSHKVLDFLYSFANGVREYDKNLQSVTTSINLALVKTDFDKVTVELSARSMDNDKLELIKNETCTLLKSFGFSVGTYGKYPAWKPQTNQLTDIIIQEYKKEFENPKLYAIHAGLECSILKNKYPNIHMASIGPNIEFPHSHNEKVEIKSVEKIFNILKNILQKI; encoded by the coding sequence GTGGGTGTTATAGATTTATTTTACAAATTAACTCAAATTCCAAGATGCAGTAAAACTCATAAGCCATTTATTGACTTTATAAGTGATTTTGCATCAAGGTATGGTTATATTGTACAAATAGATGATGCTAAAAATGTACTTTGCAAAAAAGGAAATTCAAAATCTAAGGTATGCCTACAATCACACTATGATATAGTATGCCTTAGTGATAATGCAACTGTTCCTGAAATAATACAAAAAGATGGTTATCTTTATGCAAAAAACTCCACACTTGGTGCTGACAATGGTATGGGTTGTGCCATGATGATGGCACTTATGATGGAAGAAGCAGATATTGAGTTTTTATTTACAAGTGACGAAGAGATAGGCTTACTAGGAGCAAATGCTATAGAATTTGAACTTCATTCAAGTTATATGATAAATCTTGATAGTGAGTGTGAAAAAGAGATTTGTATAGGATGTGCTGGTGGTGTTGATATTGTTGGTACAATAAATAAAAAAGAGATAAAAGAAAATAAAGAGTATGACTTATATGAAATAACTATTAGTGGACTTGATGGTGGACATAGTGGTGTAGATATAGATAAAAATATACCAAATGCCATAAAACTACTTGCCCAAACAATCAAAGAATCAAATGCATTGATTTTAGATATAAATGCAGGAGAGAGAATAAACTCAATACCAAAGAATGCCAAAGCTATAGTCGCATCAAAAGAACCAATCAAAAAAATTTTTGAATGTGTAAATATCAAAAAAATTGATACAAAGAGTGAACATATCACCATTTTAAGTCATAAAGTGCTTGATTTTTTATACTCTTTTGCAAATGGGGTAAGAGAGTATGATAAAAACCTTCAATCTGTAACAACTTCAATAAATCTTGCATTAGTAAAAACAGACTTTGATAAAGTAACTGTTGAGCTAAGTGCAAGGTCAATGGATAATGATAAGCTTGAACTAATAAAAAATGAAACTTGTACACTTTTAAAAAGTTTTGGATTTAGTGTAGGAACTTATGGGAAATATCCAGCTTGGAAACCTCAAACAAATCAACTAACAGATATAATAATCCAAGAATATAAAAAAGAATTTGAAAATCCAAAACTTTATGCTATTCATGCTGGTTTGGAGTGTTCTATACTTAAAAATAAATATCCAAATATCCATATGGCTTCAATAGGACCAAATATAGAGTTCCCCCACTCACACAATGAAAAAGTAGAGATAAAATCGGTAGAAAAAATTTTTAATATATTAAAAAATATACTACAAAAAATATAA
- a CDS encoding response regulator, with product MLTAQTFDLQEVKPVFSKHSVLMVEDDIVILENFKNTLGYLFKNVYTASDGEEGLKLYHQHKSELSIVMADYNMPKMNGIDLFYEIRQHDKKIALMLITGDMSKELFLRALKVKLNEFVLKPVQLKTFLVLIYQILLTFEQEQTIIKQNKELEILFNLLGKHNLITKADLKGNIIYANSIFCEISGYNLDEILGKSHNIVRHPDMPSSTFKELWDTIQNGEIWRGKIKNKAKDGSSYIVNAMIMPIRDNLGNIKEYISSRHIITDEVEENEKVSEYNKHLKKNVIDLKSEKIKIKNQLESELREKFNEEIESIIGYYKNIQESMQDQMYKLREKNSMLLSNLNLREKELQSIANKQDSFYSMQKQKISQEQSKINTLLQDMKALTLKYKALEHENKVLQNAFLSKREELDNANNRIKELEDVVHHYDMKKKTS from the coding sequence TTGTTAACAGCTCAAACATTTGATCTTCAAGAAGTAAAACCAGTATTCTCAAAACATTCTGTTTTAATGGTTGAAGATGATATTGTCATCTTAGAAAACTTCAAAAACACCCTTGGTTATTTATTTAAAAATGTATATACAGCATCAGATGGGGAAGAAGGTCTAAAACTTTACCACCAACATAAATCTGAACTTTCTATTGTGATGGCTGATTATAATATGCCAAAGATGAATGGTATAGATTTATTTTATGAAATTAGACAACACGACAAAAAAATTGCATTAATGCTTATCACTGGTGATATGTCTAAAGAACTTTTTTTAAGGGCATTAAAGGTTAAGCTAAATGAGTTCGTCCTAAAACCAGTACAACTAAAAACTTTTTTAGTACTTATATATCAAATACTTTTAACCTTTGAACAAGAACAAACAATCATAAAACAAAATAAAGAGCTTGAGATTTTGTTCAACCTTCTTGGCAAACATAATCTTATAACAAAAGCAGATTTAAAAGGAAATATTATTTATGCCAATAGTATATTTTGTGAAATTTCTGGATATAACTTAGATGAAATTTTAGGTAAATCACACAATATTGTAAGACATCCTGATATGCCATCAAGCACTTTTAAAGAGCTATGGGATACTATCCAAAATGGAGAAATTTGGCGAGGTAAAATAAAAAATAAAGCAAAAGATGGAAGTAGCTATATTGTAAATGCAATGATTATGCCCATAAGAGATAATCTGGGAAATATAAAAGAATATATAAGTTCAAGACATATAATAACTGATGAAGTAGAAGAAAATGAAAAAGTATCAGAATATAATAAACACCTCAAAAAAAATGTAATTGACTTAAAATCAGAAAAAATAAAGATTAAAAACCAATTAGAATCAGAATTAAGAGAAAAATTCAATGAAGAGATTGAGAGTATTATAGGGTATTATAAAAATATTCAAGAATCTATGCAAGATCAAATGTATAAACTTAGAGAAAAAAACTCTATGCTTTTATCAAATCTGAATCTTAGAGAAAAAGAACTTCAAAGTATTGCAAACAAACAAGATAGTTTTTATTCTATGCAAAAACAAAAAATCTCACAAGAACAATCAAAAATAAATACACTACTCCAAGATATGAAAGCATTAACTTTAAAATATAAAGCTTTAGAACATGAAAATAAAGTGCTTCAAAATGCATTTTTATCAAAAAGAGAAGAACTTGATAATGCTAACAATAGGATCAAAGAGCTAGAAGATGTTGTCCACCATTATGACATGAAGAAAAAGACATCATAA
- the ligA gene encoding NAD-dependent DNA ligase LigA, with protein MTYDEYLKKVKQAAKWAYAYYVLDNPIATDEEYDTLYRELKAYEEQNPEHISKSSPTQRLGGVVLDGFTKASHLSKMWSQEDVFNHDELIDWANRAKKVHSELEFYCEPKFDGASMNLIYENGKLKSAITRGDGSVGEDVTNNIYTIHSIPLEIDYLDTIEIRGEIVIKKDDFEKINTQRVKNGEQPFANPRNAAAGSLRQLDPKVTASRKLFFYTWGIGYNTLSFKTIAEQMSFVRGLGFLHPPMSHICKTLDEVEDFYAQMAKLRDSIPMMLDGMVVKINLIATCDELGYTVKHPRWSCAYKFEAVEKVTILKDVILQVGRTGVVTPVAVLEPVDIEGVVVERATLHNFDEIARLDIRLGDSVTIIRSGDVIPKIISVFKDRRKGDEKEITRPQNCPDCSKELLDEGIILKCQNLECPSRVVNSIIHFASKNAMNIDGLGNKIVEQLYNEKKISDILDLYSLKYEDLTDLEGFKTKKINNILNAIANTKGSPCHKVINALGIELIGEVASKELCKKFGLDFVNATYEDLISIDGFGKEMADSVLEFSRVNKDVIQKLFDIITPTVTKVVQNQATAFSGKTVVITGTLSISRDILKEQLESLGAKVASSVSKKTDFLICGSDAGSKLDKALELGVKVIGEDELNGLVNSNY; from the coding sequence ATGACTTATGATGAATACTTGAAGAAAGTAAAACAAGCTGCAAAATGGGCATATGCATATTATGTACTAGACAATCCAATAGCAACTGATGAAGAATATGATACACTATATAGAGAACTAAAAGCATATGAAGAACAAAACCCTGAACATATCTCAAAAAGCTCACCTACCCAAAGACTAGGTGGTGTTGTACTTGATGGATTTACTAAAGCATCACATTTATCTAAAATGTGGTCACAAGAAGATGTATTTAACCATGATGAACTTATAGACTGGGCAAATCGTGCAAAGAAAGTACACAGTGAATTAGAATTTTATTGTGAGCCAAAGTTTGATGGTGCTAGTATGAATCTTATCTATGAAAATGGCAAGCTAAAAAGTGCCATTACAAGAGGTGATGGAAGTGTTGGAGAAGATGTTACAAATAATATCTATACAATCCACTCCATACCGCTAGAGATTGACTATCTTGATACCATAGAAATTCGTGGTGAAATAGTAATCAAAAAAGATGACTTTGAAAAAATAAATACACAAAGAGTAAAAAACGGTGAACAACCATTTGCAAACCCAAGAAATGCAGCAGCAGGAAGTCTTAGACAACTAGACCCAAAAGTAACTGCAAGTAGAAAACTCTTTTTTTATACTTGGGGGATAGGATATAATACTCTCTCATTTAAAACTATAGCTGAGCAAATGAGCTTTGTAAGGGGTCTTGGTTTTTTACATCCACCTATGTCACATATTTGTAAAACTTTAGATGAAGTTGAAGATTTTTACGCACAAATGGCAAAACTTAGAGATAGTATCCCTATGATGCTCGATGGAATGGTAGTCAAAATCAACCTAATTGCAACTTGTGATGAACTTGGATATACAGTCAAACACCCAAGATGGTCTTGTGCATATAAATTTGAAGCAGTTGAGAAAGTTACAATTTTAAAAGATGTTATACTTCAAGTTGGAAGAACTGGTGTAGTAACTCCTGTAGCAGTCTTAGAGCCTGTAGATATAGAAGGTGTAGTAGTAGAAAGAGCTACGCTACACAACTTTGATGAGATAGCTAGACTTGATATAAGACTAGGTGATAGTGTAACTATTATTAGAAGTGGTGATGTAATACCAAAAATAATCAGTGTCTTTAAAGATAGAAGAAAAGGGGATGAAAAAGAGATTACTCGCCCACAAAATTGTCCTGATTGTTCTAAAGAGCTTCTTGATGAAGGAATAATCCTAAAATGCCAAAATCTAGAGTGTCCATCAAGAGTAGTAAACTCTATTATACATTTTGCAAGTAAAAATGCAATGAATATAGATGGACTTGGAAATAAAATAGTAGAACAACTTTATAATGAGAAGAAAATATCTGATATTTTGGATTTATATTCTTTAAAATATGAAGATTTGACTGATTTAGAAGGCTTTAAAACCAAAAAAATCAATAACATCTTAAATGCGATAGCAAACACAAAAGGCTCACCATGCCACAAAGTAATCAATGCTTTAGGGATAGAGCTAATAGGTGAAGTTGCAAGTAAAGAGTTGTGTAAAAAATTTGGCTTAGATTTTGTAAATGCCACTTATGAAGATCTTATATCAATAGATGGTTTTGGTAAGGAGATGGCTGATAGTGTCTTGGAATTTTCAAGAGTTAATAAAGATGTAATTCAAAAACTTTTTGATATCATAACTCCAACAGTAACAAAAGTAGTACAAAATCAAGCCACTGCATTTAGTGGCAAAACTGTTGTGATTACTGGAACTCTAAGTATAAGTAGAGATATTTTAAAAGAACAATTAGAAAGCCTAGGGGCAAAAGTAGCTTCATCAGTATCTAAAAAAACAGACTTTTTAATATGTGGTAGTGATGCTGGGAGTAAACTTGATAAGGCTTTAGAGCTTGGAGTTAAAGTTATAGGTGAAGATGAGTTGAATGGATTAGTGAATAGTAATTACTAA